A single genomic interval of Blastocatellia bacterium harbors:
- the rapZ gene encoding RNase adapter RapZ — MTALSPQIIIITGLSGSGKTSAVKAFEDLGYFCVDNLPIQLIPTFVELCHRSAETLQRAVIVVDIREREFLPEFPRIYRELKEKGTSLKIVFFEAGTDVLMRRFSETRRPHPLAGNDASLERAISREREALAEIRALADLIVDTSSHTVHSLRRTLLDQFSEIGHPLEMIVTLISFGFKHGVPAGIDLLFDVRFLPNPHFVPELRALTGRDGPVVEYLNASDETKETITHIERLLAFLLPRYQRDGRAYVTIGIGCTGGRHRSVMVVEEIGRSLSRQDYKVRVLHRDVDKL; from the coding sequence ATGACCGCACTGTCGCCCCAGATCATCATTATCACCGGGCTGAGCGGCTCGGGAAAGACCTCCGCCGTGAAAGCCTTCGAGGACCTGGGCTATTTTTGTGTGGATAATCTGCCCATTCAGCTCATCCCGACCTTTGTCGAACTCTGTCATCGCTCGGCGGAAACACTTCAGCGGGCGGTCATCGTCGTTGATATTCGGGAACGGGAATTTCTTCCGGAATTTCCCCGGATTTATCGGGAGTTGAAAGAGAAAGGGACGAGCTTGAAGATCGTCTTCTTCGAGGCCGGGACGGACGTGCTCATGCGACGGTTCTCCGAGACGCGGCGACCGCATCCGCTGGCCGGAAATGATGCATCGCTCGAACGGGCGATTTCCCGCGAACGCGAAGCGCTGGCGGAGATTCGCGCTCTCGCCGATCTCATCGTGGATACATCCTCTCACACCGTTCATAGTTTGCGGCGCACGCTGCTCGACCAGTTCAGCGAGATCGGCCATCCCCTGGAGATGATCGTGACGCTCATCAGCTTTGGCTTCAAGCATGGCGTTCCCGCTGGAATTGACCTCTTGTTCGATGTTCGATTCCTTCCGAATCCTCATTTCGTCCCGGAACTTCGTGCCCTCACCGGACGGGATGGCCCGGTGGTCGAATACTTGAACGCCTCCGATGAGACGAAGGAGACCATCACTCACATCGAGCGGTTGCTGGCCTTCCTGCTTCCTCGGTACCAGCGAGACGGACGCGCCTATGTGACGATCGGGATCGGGTGCACAGGGGGCCGCCATCGGTCGGTGATGGTCGTCGAAGAGATCGGCCGATCTCTCAGCCGACAGGACTACAAGGTGAGGGTCCTCCATCGGGATGTGGACAAACTCTAA
- the ptsP gene encoding phosphoenolpyruvate--protein phosphotransferase yields MTLKGLGVSPGIARGTAVHFHWRGRHVFRVDLTEGEVDREIKRLHRALRVARRQLQTIKRRAERALGKEHAYILDAHLLMLEDQAVIGEIEALIRASRVNAEWAVKVVTDRLVDIYSEISDDYLRARVSDIEDVGRRLISVLLGTQRSRYHNLPPATVLVTEELLPSALVELDLRSVVGFITGIGGSTSHTAIIARSLGIPAVVGLHEAIHRIENDVPVIVDGTTGSVIVSPTPEEIARSEAEQKERERRWSWLGERLALPAETLDGVRVTLRANIELPSELDDVARYGASGIGLFRSEFLYLQAAPDVPSEETQFEIYKRVAEAAGPSGAVIRTVDWDETRLPLGTGSATPVSRIGDVGLERNPALGLRGIRFSLAVPDLFRTQLRAIVRASAYGTLRIVLPLITGVEEFRQARRILTDIIRELRNEGQRVADTVALGAMIEVPAAVLLADHLARECDFFSLGTNDLTQYLLAVDRDNDRVAHLYDPLHPAILRALHHTIRAAEGTGIPVEVCGEMAADPLQALVLLGLGVRIFSMRPRAIPVIKEVFRSVSIAEVTDAVSSARECASADEVRACLRQKLADVVPDAFPLSEP; encoded by the coding sequence TTGACTCTTAAAGGACTTGGGGTTTCCCCGGGGATTGCTCGAGGCACCGCCGTCCATTTTCACTGGCGAGGCCGTCATGTGTTTCGCGTGGATCTGACCGAGGGCGAGGTGGACCGAGAAATCAAGCGACTTCACCGTGCGCTGCGGGTCGCGCGACGCCAGTTGCAGACCATCAAGAGGCGAGCGGAACGGGCATTGGGGAAAGAGCACGCCTACATTCTCGATGCGCATCTCCTCATGCTGGAGGATCAAGCCGTTATCGGTGAGATCGAAGCTCTGATCCGCGCCTCTCGGGTCAATGCCGAATGGGCCGTGAAAGTGGTGACGGATCGCTTGGTGGACATCTATTCGGAGATTTCCGATGACTATTTGCGGGCGCGGGTGAGCGACATCGAGGATGTCGGTCGTCGCCTGATCAGCGTCTTGCTGGGAACGCAGAGGTCGCGCTATCACAACCTCCCTCCAGCGACCGTGCTCGTAACCGAGGAGTTGTTACCGAGCGCCCTGGTGGAACTCGATCTCCGTTCCGTCGTGGGTTTCATCACCGGGATCGGCGGCTCGACCTCACATACGGCGATCATCGCCCGCAGTCTGGGGATCCCCGCGGTCGTGGGATTACACGAAGCCATCCACAGGATCGAGAATGATGTGCCGGTCATCGTTGACGGGACAACCGGATCGGTCATCGTTTCGCCGACACCGGAGGAGATTGCTCGCTCAGAAGCTGAGCAGAAAGAGCGCGAGCGACGGTGGTCATGGTTGGGCGAGCGGCTGGCGCTTCCGGCGGAGACGCTCGACGGCGTCAGAGTCACGTTGCGGGCGAATATTGAGCTTCCGTCGGAACTGGACGACGTGGCGCGATATGGCGCCAGCGGGATTGGTCTTTTTCGGTCGGAATTCCTCTATCTGCAAGCCGCGCCGGACGTACCGTCGGAGGAGACTCAGTTTGAGATTTACAAGCGGGTGGCGGAAGCAGCGGGTCCCTCGGGTGCCGTCATCCGCACGGTGGACTGGGACGAGACTCGGCTGCCGCTCGGGACGGGCAGTGCTACCCCCGTCTCACGAATCGGCGACGTCGGTCTTGAGCGGAACCCCGCCCTGGGACTGCGGGGGATCCGTTTCTCGCTTGCGGTGCCGGACCTGTTTCGGACTCAACTGCGGGCCATCGTTCGAGCTAGTGCTTATGGCACGCTTCGCATCGTCCTTCCCCTGATCACGGGCGTGGAGGAATTCCGCCAGGCGCGTCGGATTCTGACCGATATTATTCGGGAACTGCGGAATGAGGGTCAGAGGGTGGCCGATACAGTTGCCCTCGGCGCGATGATCGAAGTTCCGGCAGCCGTCTTGCTCGCCGACCACCTGGCCAGGGAATGCGACTTTTTCAGTCTGGGAACGAACGATCTGACACAGTACCTGCTGGCGGTGGATCGGGATAACGATCGCGTCGCCCATCTGTACGATCCGTTGCATCCGGCCATCCTTCGTGCTCTCCACCATACCATCCGCGCCGCCGAGGGCACAGGCATTCCCGTCGAGGTCTGCGGGGAAATGGCCGCCGATCCGCTTCAAGCGCTCGTTCTCCTCGGTCTCGGCGTGCGCATCTTCAGCATGAGACCGAGAGCCATCCCGGTGATCAAGGAGGTCTTTCGTTCGGTCAGCATCGCTGAAGTGACCGACGCTGTCAGTTCGGCCCGCGAGTGCGCCTCGGCCGATGAGGTGCGAGCTTGCCTGCGCCAGAAATTGGCGGATGTCGTGCCCGATGCCTTTCCTTTGTCCGAACCCTGA
- a CDS encoding HPr family phosphocarrier protein produces the protein MRQATVTVANRLGLHARAAARLVGLASRYQSKITLARLDTGHQVDAKSIFGVLLLAATEGTELMVTASGVDEDDAVEAIRCFIQSRLGEE, from the coding sequence ATGCGACAGGCCACCGTCACCGTCGCTAATCGTTTAGGGCTTCATGCGCGGGCTGCAGCCCGGCTCGTCGGTCTGGCCAGTCGCTATCAGAGCAAAATCACCCTGGCACGCCTGGACACGGGACATCAGGTTGATGCCAAGAGCATCTTCGGTGTCCTGCTCCTGGCAGCGACCGAGGGAACGGAACTGATGGTAACTGCTTCCGGCGTGGACGAAGATGATGCTGTGGAGGCCATCCGTTGTTTTATTCAATCGCGTCTCGGAGAAGAATGA
- the hprK gene encoding HPr(Ser) kinase/phosphatase, with protein sequence MTVSELMARVPRELGLRLIAGEAGLERKITIPRIQKLGLALAGFVHYVHPGRVQIIGQSEIQFLQQLDPARRRQAIENLPLKDISCVLVTKGLIPPAEFLDIAEREGIPVLVSTLVSSQAILKLTEFLQRQLAPRQWVHGVMVELFGVGVILLGESGLGKSECALDLVLRGHRLVADDIIEVRAVASDRLIGFAPERVRQHIEIRGLGILNLRDIFGIAAIAEEAPVDLAIEFERWDHTKEYDRLGMTDESVEWLGVRVPLLRIPVSAGRNLTTLVEVAVRMHLLKTQGVDAQRELIRRHDELVRQARPPGPVEGHPRSAPSAESAAPLTSQR encoded by the coding sequence ATGACCGTCTCGGAATTGATGGCCCGTGTGCCGCGTGAACTGGGCCTCCGGTTGATCGCGGGAGAGGCGGGACTGGAAAGGAAAATCACGATCCCCCGTATTCAGAAGCTGGGATTGGCCCTGGCGGGATTTGTCCATTACGTGCATCCGGGGCGCGTGCAGATCATCGGGCAGAGCGAGATTCAATTTCTTCAACAACTTGACCCGGCCCGCCGACGTCAGGCTATCGAGAACCTTCCGCTTAAGGACATCAGTTGCGTCCTGGTGACGAAGGGGTTGATCCCCCCGGCGGAGTTTCTCGACATTGCCGAGCGGGAGGGGATCCCTGTTCTGGTTTCGACGCTGGTCAGCTCTCAAGCCATCCTCAAGCTCACGGAGTTCCTGCAGCGGCAGCTCGCTCCTCGCCAGTGGGTTCACGGCGTGATGGTCGAACTCTTCGGCGTCGGTGTCATTTTGCTGGGAGAATCGGGATTGGGAAAGAGCGAGTGCGCCCTGGACCTTGTTTTGCGCGGGCATCGCCTGGTGGCCGACGACATCATCGAAGTCCGGGCCGTGGCCTCCGATCGCCTCATCGGATTTGCTCCCGAACGAGTGCGTCAGCATATCGAGATCCGGGGATTGGGAATTCTCAACCTCAGGGACATTTTCGGCATCGCGGCCATTGCCGAGGAAGCACCGGTGGACCTGGCCATCGAGTTTGAACGGTGGGATCACACCAAAGAATATGACCGCCTGGGCATGACGGATGAATCGGTGGAGTGGCTGGGCGTTCGGGTGCCTCTGCTGCGCATACCGGTCTCGGCCGGGCGCAACCTGACGACGCTGGTGGAAGTGGCTGTGCGAATGCATTTGCTCAAAACTCAGGGAGTGGATGCCCAACGAGAGTTGATACGACGGCATGACGAACTCGTTCGGCAAGCACGCCCGCCGGGCCCCGTGGAAGGGCATCCTCGGAGCGCGCCATCAGCGGAATCGGCTGCTCCATTGACCAGTCAACGATGA
- a CDS encoding PTS sugar transporter subunit IIA, giving the protein MALIGGVIISHGLVAAELVKAAEMIVGSLDHITAVSLGWHDDVEQARRTIKQAIDRVNQGRGVLLLTDMFGGTPTNIAATFLGVEPVEVVTGVNLPMIIKLANQSPEDDLATVARKVKEQGQKNIYIASEILTPKKK; this is encoded by the coding sequence ATGGCTCTGATCGGAGGCGTCATCATCAGTCACGGACTGGTGGCCGCTGAATTGGTGAAGGCAGCGGAAATGATCGTCGGCTCGCTCGATCACATCACGGCCGTCTCTCTCGGCTGGCATGATGATGTGGAGCAGGCGCGGCGAACCATCAAGCAAGCCATAGATCGGGTGAACCAGGGGCGTGGTGTGCTCCTTCTCACCGACATGTTCGGGGGAACGCCGACCAATATCGCGGCGACGTTCCTCGGGGTGGAGCCCGTGGAGGTCGTGACCGGCGTCAATCTCCCCATGATCATCAAGCTGGCGAACCAATCTCCCGAGGATGATCTGGCGACGGTCGCCCGGAAGGTGAAGGAGCAGGGACAAAAAAACATCTACATCGCCAGCGAAATCCTCACGCCCAAAAAGAAATGA
- the raiA gene encoding ribosome-associated translation inhibitor RaiA translates to MTVEVTARNIDVTPRIENRVTTALRKLMRVLDDSASAHVILSAEKHRYKTEIILTWRDHQFTGTAETTDLTRSVRQALARLERQTLKQKEKFATRRRLNKKTAKTITVEPIASEPRIIKTSRYEVKPLTPEEAAQLLMMSTDDFLVFRDAEKGRVAVIYKRQDGHFGLIEP, encoded by the coding sequence ATGACAGTCGAAGTCACCGCACGCAATATTGACGTTACGCCTCGTATCGAGAATCGAGTGACCACGGCGTTACGCAAGCTCATGCGCGTTCTTGACGATTCCGCATCCGCTCATGTGATCCTGTCGGCGGAAAAGCATCGGTACAAGACGGAGATCATTTTGACCTGGCGTGATCATCAATTCACGGGGACGGCGGAAACGACGGATCTCACCCGTTCCGTCCGTCAGGCGCTGGCTCGGCTGGAACGTCAAACGCTCAAGCAAAAGGAGAAGTTCGCCACCCGCCGGCGACTCAACAAAAAGACGGCCAAGACGATTACCGTGGAGCCGATTGCGAGTGAGCCCCGGATCATCAAGACGTCGCGCTACGAAGTCAAGCCTCTGACGCCGGAGGAAGCCGCCCAGCTCTTGATGATGAGCACAGATGACTTCCTCGTCTTTCGTGATGCCGAGAAAGGGCGCGTGGCGGTGATCTATAAACGGCAGGATGGCCACTTTGGCCTGATCGAACCCTGA